From the genome of Amyelois transitella isolate CPQ chromosome 14, ilAmyTran1.1, whole genome shotgun sequence:
GTTGTCCCAGTCGAGTTGTATGATAGTATGTGTAGTAAATACGACTGTAACGATGATGCCTATAGCCAGAATCCACAAGGCTAAAGATTGCATCTGAAACATAATAGTTTCGTGCTTATTATGGTTAATTGGACAACTTATTCCTCTATTTAAAATGCTTATGTTACAAGAGCAATAATATGGAAAATTGATAAAACTGTCCAgaatgtttgtaaaatttcatacaaaaccTCTTAACTTGTCATTGGCcagttacaaaaatttaattgttttgttttcataatgGAACCTAacgaaaataattcaaaattgtattacaACGCAATAGTTCACGAGTCCATAATACTGTCCAgaatgtttgtaaaattttatacaaaacctCTAGTTGTCAATGGCcagttacaaaaattaaatatgttttgttttcataatggaacctattgaaattaattcaaaattgtattagGTACAACGCAATAGTTCACGAGtgcatgtttttatatttaataataagtaaatacaaatattgttaaatccaGTGCAATAATACAGATTTCTTAGTTTCAGAtatcaaaagtttatttatttcccttttttttcagTTCATTAGttcatcaataaatttatacgaaATCAAATGGGTTGGACAAATCATCTGttttacatatgtaaatataatttcttcatttgcttattcgtaattttttttactacaattgttttttcattcaaagtaatcatctttttaaaataattatggtttatttttattaggtgaatgttgatttattaaaaatatacctttgGGATTCGTAACTTCTTTCCCTTATTCACATGGAGGACATATCCATAAATCATTCCGACGAAAAATGGAGGACATCTGGTCAATGTGTTTATGTAGTAGTGCTGTGTGTATGCTAGTTGGTCATCTAACCGTCTGAAAGTTATAAAATCAGGTGtcgatttaattttgttatcgGGCAAATTTGAAAGAtcaaaagaaataacacaacatttaatcacgtctatatcccttgcggggtagatagagtcaacagtcgTCAAAAGACTGAGAAGTCACGtgcagctgttaggcttaatgatagaattcagattcaaatagtgacaggttgctagtccatcgcctgaGTTCAAAAGACAGTTTTCAGAATTGCTTAAAGAACaagtaagtaatatttatttaatactacaTGCTGGTTACGGTCATCAGTCATGTGGAATCCAcgtagaagaagaagatactTACGACAAATTAATAGATGAAGAAGGAAAATCTcttataaagttaaatattgaGGATGCTATTAAAGAAGCTGCGAGACCAGCGCTTAGAGCTAACCACGCACTCCGCTTTCTACCGCTGACCACCCAGAATAGAATAATTGGTGATATCAGAAACACCTGGAAGTCTATAGCTAGGTACCACAAGTGAGGTACacactgaaaataaaagtattttattattattttgattaaaatacgAAAAGTCAACGAGCTTTCATGAAGCAactgatgaatgtggatgaagaaaATGAAGTAAGCGGGATCTCCGAAGTCATACGTTTAACGATGAACATTAAAAAGagtttcacatacatacatatatatatatattcacgtctatatcacttgcggggtagacagagctaccagtcttgaaaagacttattggctacgttcagctgtttggcttagtgatagaattgagattcaaatagtgacaggttgctagcccatcacctaagagaagaatcccaagtttatgaacctatcccttagaaatgttacgaaatccatgggaaagagatgaagtagtcctattctttttctattatttccgggaaccacacggcgcagaaattataaaataacctACCATACTGCTAGGGCTGTagtaattttgtatgtttagcAGCGTAGGCCACCAATATTCTCGGCACATTTCCGTTTGATGAGCGACCATTTCCCAACTTGGGCCGTCAGTCACTCGGTTGAAGATTGACGCCTGAAGGAGAACAACTGCTGCTGACACGGGTAAAAGACGTAGAAGACGATTCAGGTAGAACATGTGGATGTTCTTGATGAACTTCACTGAAAGAtacagatttaattttaattgtgttGGTGGTACAGTTGGTTGACGAGGAATGACGTTAAAgagttacataaatatttccaTGTAAATTTGTAAGTAATCTGTATACTTACTCGTAAAAAGATTTGATGATCTTAACACAGATAGTGGTAATTTTCTAGTTGATAGTAAACAGATCTTCTAAGTCTTCACTACGagtatatgtatagtataaagcaaagtcgctttCGCTTCTCgcgtctgtatgtatgtttatacatacataaatcacgcctctttaccggaggggtaggcagagactacctctttccacttgccacgatctctgcatacttccttcgcttcatccacattcataactctcttcatgcaagctcggcgatttcgggtacttttgacctgaccctttaccaggacatccttaatttgatcaggatacgttcgtctaggccttcccactccgacctttccctccacactctcgttgtatatctgcttagtcaacctgctttcattcatcctctccacatgaccgaactatcttaacatacccttctACATACAGACGCGGGAAATACACAATGGATTTTGAAGCGGTCCCTATAATTctgttttaattgtaaaagtaaaataaataagtaaaatgttaaaaataaatacttttaacgAGTATACAAAGCCATTctgtaatatattttggtaTCACCCGTGCGAAGCAGTGGCGGGTCGCTTGGatttatataaagataaagattaataaaaaagaataggaccactccatctctttcccatggatgtcgtaaaaggcgactaagggataggcttacaaacttgggattcttttttaggcgatgggctagcaacctgtcactatttaaatctcaattatatcattaagccaaatagctgaacgtggccgttcggtcttttcaagactgttggctctgtctaccccgcaagggatatagacgtgaccatatgtatgtataaagattaatttaatgaagtgCTAAAATAGTATCACTTACTTCTAGTCACTTTTCCAGCTGTAGTGTAGACCAAGAGAAGTCCACTCATCATGAAGAATGTGTCCACAGTGATCGGAGCAGTTGTAATCCATAAGGCTTTGTAGGACACAACccactgaaaaaatatttgtaaaaactatatttttgctGGTTTTATACTGAACTAGCGACCCGGCTTTGAACGGGTAGTAacataaaccttcctcttgaatcactctatctatttaAAAGAACTGCATCCAAATTTGTtgtgttattttaaagatctgagcttacatacatagagagagagagaggcgCGAGAAGCGACAATGCTTTATTCTATGTAATGATAATGATTTCTCTATGGATTTGATTTAGTTTGAAATACTAGCATCAAAACTACATGAGAAAAAATGGTTACTTTTAGGTTGCTCAcagactaatttatttttagtttctcCACAGACTTATAACGAGAATTTTCTGATTCATATATGATGGTTGTGACAACGCAACGTTTtcttgtatctcaattctctctcatctttgctgTTTTCAGGTGCCCTCTTCGTTATAATTGCTTTAGGGTCTGGGGTCCGCTTGTATCGTAACTATAAGAATTATTTGTTATCTTTCTGACTGCGCAGAATTCTATCTACAAATCATTCCCGTTGTTTCAAGTTTAAAATTCTCCTTTAATCCAATTTCCATTGtaaatatgcatacatacatataatcacgtctatatcccttgcggggtagacagagccaacaatcttgtaatgactgataggccacgttcagctatttggctttaagatagaattgagattcaaatagtgacaggttgctagcccatcgcctaaaaaagaatcccaagtttgtaagcctatcccttagtcgcctcttacgacatacatgagaaagagatggagttgtcctattcttttttgtattggtgccgggaaccacacggcaccaataataaatACGGTGGTAAATATGAACTACATTATAACTCACATTCAGCATATCAAGTGGATTTGCCATATGAGCCCCACTGTTTTGATTTGAGAAGGTGTGTCCAATGATAACCCAGATCATTGCAAGAGATCGTATTCCATCCAGACACTCCAAAGCTCCAGGGACAGGGGTGTATGTAACTAATCTCCTTGTGTTTGTATACACGGAGAAAGATTGGTAAAGTGTTCACTGATTTTGGATCTAGAAAAGAAAGTCATGGTTATAATATTTGGTGTATCTACTTGAGTGctgtgcggttcccggcatttataaataggattactccatgtctttcccatgaatgtcgttaaaggcgagtaagggataaggTCGCTTTTTGCtgctttgtttttaatacatgtttgtgaatttgctgtaatttattgtggtgcaattaagagttattttattgtattgtaagggaaaggctaataatcTTGTGATTGttgttgtaggcgatgggctagcgacctgtcactatttaaatcttaattctatcattaagccatacagctgaacatggcctttcaagcttttcaaggctgttggctctgtctactccgcaaaggatatagacatagcgtgtatgtatatgtacataattatgttcaatctagtttcttttttcaaattttatttaaaggctttaattataaaatctgCCAGTGTTATCGAAACCAAATGAAGATCAAATATTCAAAGTTGATTTAAGACGATATTATTTAGGGGATAACTGCATTAGAAGATGGTTCTGCCAGAAGGCATTGAATGCAACCTTTGCTCTAGATATCTCACTACTACCTCTTTCTAAATCCGGTCCCTAATTCCGTTTATAGTCAGTAGCTATAAACGGATTTAGAGACCGGATTTATAGAGAGAGATTTTGTTAAGGATTGGAAACAGGATCTGATACCATTAGCTTACGATGAttacaactttattttaacatttttcattacaaccgataattaaataatgatgATATTATATTCCGTTTCTAAATCACTATCAGTATAtcgtaagttaattttatgGAAGTATAAAGATAATTTCTCTGTCTAGTCGGATATGGCTTATGACAAATTCAAGATTATTACGAAAGTTTCATTTGTGAATGAAGAATTATTTAAGGTGCCTTATTCTCCAATGACAAAGTAAAGACATTAAATAAACCGTCTAACATTtgtttcatcatcatcaattaGGTGGAATGTTGTGAAAACCTTTGCGTTTATCTTAAAATGCAGAAGTCTCTATGCCTGtgttttcgggactgttggctctgtcaactacacaagggatatggacgtgattatatgtttgtaagtgTGTATATTTCTCTCTATCTCTTAAACGTCTTCATGGCTTTAAATGGtttaccgattttgatgaattaattttttatgaatatagtAAACCGAAGTAACTTTTTGCTGTTAATTCCTACAGGAACGTTTCAAAACGGGTATTTTGTTATAACTAGTGGAGCTACAAAGAAAATCTAGTTATAACttgagaaaaaaaacttacctaCTAGAGAAAAAATAACCTTACCTCGCTTGAGAACAACAGACTGACGAACATCATAGCTGGTGCTGATGATAGTCAAAATGCCGAGCAATGAGAAAATGACACTGAAAGGTAgaacttaaattatatttttaaatgctaatatcCATAatatgtaccgtgtggttcccggcaacagtataaaaagaatgggaccactccatctctttctcatggatgtcgtaaaaggcgactaagggataggcttaccaacatgggattcttttttaggcgttgggctagcaacctgtcattatttgaattccaATTCTATGTAAGCCAATATATTAAGCTAatatattaagccaaatagctaagcgtggcctatcagtcttttcaagactgttggctctgtctaccccacaagtgatatagacgtgaccatatgtatgtaatgttcaTAATGGCTTGTCTAGCTGTGTATGGAGGCGGCCCCAACTCTATAACAGGAGTGAAAGTTGTAGAAGAGACATGAAAGCAGAAAGcagtgaaaataaaactaggtctaattataaacttagtaaattttaatttagtaaacTTAATtactcttttaggcaatgggctagtaaTTCCACTCAACCTGAATCTCATTTTCAATACATCCAGCTGACGACGCCTTCGAGTATTTTCGATACTATTTTCTCATTAAGGATTGAGACGTAGCTATACTTAGTAAACTTAGGTTTAAAGATCTTTATTTGACTCACAAAGAATTAAATTCACTTACAATGAGCCTTAatctaatacaaaataatagtaatcAAGTAACGCGTTCAAGcagtgttaaatttttaaataaacacagttgtcacaacaataattttaagctTGTTCGTagacatgtttttttaatctaacttaggtataatatacttagatataatatataggtTTACTTACATAGCTGTAAAGTCAGCCGCAACCCACTTTTTATCATTGGGTAATCTACAAGAACTCTCTGTGTACTGCAGTCCTAAATCCTCCAAACTTCCCAGGAAGTTACTCAGAACTTCGCGAGAAGTACACGGCTTCGGAATGCATATGGCTAAAGTGACATCCAAGTTAGTTGCTAACGGCctgcaattaaaataaattaaattctacatTATACtagatatacatggagggtgtggagggaaaggtcggagtgggaagacctagacaaacgtatcttgatcaaattaaggacgtcctggtaaagggccaggtcaaaagtacccgaaaccgccgagcttgcatgaagagagttatgaatgtggatgaagcgaaggaaatatgcagagatcgtggcaagtggaaagaggtagtctctgcctacccctccgggaaagaggcgtgattttatgtatgtatgtatgtatgtaaattctaCAAAGGAGGCCTTATAAAAAACGTTTGGCTTTATATTCTGCGTCCGACTTATTCCTAGCCACGATACCATAGTTGGAAAATCATACAGAGCGACTCCTAATCTTATAAAAAGCCTgatttctaataataatatctgaacgtggccattcggtctttttaagacttttggctctgtctaccccgcaagggatatagacgtgaccatatgtatgtgttctaataataaattgtcatttctgtttttattatgtctTACTTCCTCAACAACGTTCTTTATAACTTACCCTAAAGCATCATCAAAATTCATTAGCCTAATCTCAGTCTTAAATACTTGAAGTTTTCTCAATTGATCAATGTTTACTTCAGTAAGGCGGTTTTTGTATGAGCTCATTCCAGTCCAAGGTAGTTCAGGCCACGTAACGTTTTCAGGAAAAGTTATATTGGACAAAGAAGGCGGCCAGTTTATTTCTTGTTCCAGAGGCACCGATATTTTACAGTATTTTCCTTCAATGTtagtattttctatattttcgtTTATCTCTAAACATTGGTGATAATTTCCTAAGTCAACAAGATTCCCTTTAAGTATCCCCCTTGGTGTTCTGATGCCAGCATCCAAAACTGAAATTTCAAAAGCAACGTTACCATTAGATAGtgcataataaaaaagaataggaccactcaatctcgttcccatggatatcgttaaaggcgactaagggataggcttataaacttgggatttttcttttaggcgatgggctagcaacctgtcactatttgaatctcaattctaccattaagccaaacagctga
Proteins encoded in this window:
- the LOC106130890 gene encoding LOW QUALITY PROTEIN: O-acyltransferase like protein (The sequence of the model RefSeq protein was modified relative to this genomic sequence to represent the inferred CDS: deleted 1 base in 1 codon); this translates as MKLSICLFYLTISSSANAYLETVIPDRKKAFDLNLYQDVLDPQKCQEQIRIVFNNSSVLNQFLDAGIRTPRGILKGNLVDLGNYHQCLEINENIENTNIEGKYCKISVPLEQEINWPPSLSNITFPENVTWPELPWTGMSSYKNRLTEVNIDQLRKLQVFKTEIRLMNFDDALGPLATNLDVTLAICIPKPCTSREVLSNFLGSLEDLGLQYTESSCRLPNDKKWVAADFTAIVIFSLLGILTIISTSYDVRQSVVLKRDPKSVNTLPIFLRVYKTRRLVTYTPVPGALECLDGIRSLAMIWVIIGHTFSNQNSGAHMANPLDMLNWVVSYKALWITTAPITVDTFFMMSGLLLVYTTAGKVTRMKFIKNIHMFYLNRLLRLLPVSAAVVLLQASIFNRVTDGPSWEMVAHQTEMCREYWWPTLLNIQNYYSPSSMCVPHLWYLAIDFQVFLISPIILFWVVSGRKRSAWLALSAGLAASLIASSIFNFIRDFPSSSINLSRLDDQLAYTQHYYINTLTRCPPFFVGMIYGYVLHVNKGKKLRIPKMQSLALWILAIGIIVTVVFTTHTIIQLDWDNQLADNFINSFMRPVWALSIGWIIFACSKGYGGPVNWVLSLRMWKLLSRLSYAMYVIHYPLILVHNGSALAPIYFSVEYSIHRFTTDFIITVVSAFLVTLFVDSPSSTLIKMFLGGPKRPAKEQTDMQDQRRDVNIVISPNEIAK